The following DNA comes from Zonotrichia leucophrys gambelii isolate GWCS_2022_RI chromosome 4A, RI_Zleu_2.0, whole genome shotgun sequence.
GCGGACCCCCCAccccggcagcagcagcccctcccGGCTGCCCTCTCCTGCCGGGACAGTCATTAATTAGCGCGCTCCCAGCCTGGCCGCCACATAATTAATTAGCCCATTGAGAGAACAGCACGTCCCCCCTGGCACACCCCACGGAGCGCTCCTACCTGTCCGTGCCAGCCCATCCCTGGCTTCTCTCTGCCCAACggagccccagccccggctcctGCCCCGCCTGCCCGACCCCACCGGCCCCACCGGCCCcggctcctgccctccctgtcccGCGGAGCCCCAGCCCCATGCCCGGCTCCTGCCCGACCCCAGCGGAGCCCCAGCCCCATGCCcggctcctgccctcctgcccgaCCCCAGCGGCCCCTGCCAAAGCGCTGCGGTCCCTGTTCCTCGGGGGCCGGGCTGCGGCAGGGAACAGACCCCAGCTGGAAGCGCTTTTCTCGGAGCCTTCCGTCTGCAGCGGggtctctcctccctccctcctcccctccctcccttcgGCAGGGGGTGGGAAAGGGGACCTGGCTCCTGCGGTTTGCTGCTCGCCCCTGCAGGCCCCGCGTTCCCGGAGCCCGTCAGGGCTGGCACGGGCTCGGCTTGGCTCTCTCCTGTGTGCAAACAGGCTCCTGGCTCTTCTGCTCGCAGGAGAAAGCCTCTTACAACTTTTTAAAGCCCCGGAGAAGCAGGAGGCACGTCGGAAAACGGGAGATCCtgggatttattattttttacaatCTCATCATTTTGGGCCTGACTCACGGCTTTTGAATGTTTGGGATGGGCAGCCAAGGGGGAGAGTAAGTTTGCTCAGCAGAAGCGGAGCGGCCAGGCAGGAGGGCCAGACCTCTGTGCGGTGACAAGGCGGCAGAGGGGGCGTccccctgcctccagccccgctccatccccgccagggcccgcggccgctcccggcCCCAGCACGGCGCAGGGCAGCCCGGCGCGGCATGGCAGCcccggtgctgctgctggccctcgCCAGGCTGGTGTCATCCACGTGGCACGAAGGTGAGTGCGGGCACCGCGGGCACCGCGGGCTCCCGGGGGCGGCAGCGTGCGCGGTCCCGCTCCTGCTGAGGGCTCCtggtgggaagggatggagggtCCCGGGAAAGCGATGCCGGGGGAGCATCGGTGCCCGAGGAATGGGGAGGCTGTGCGGGTGAGCTGCGGGTACAGGCAGGAACCGAGGGGGTGCTGGCAGGCacccagggaggagcagaacGCCAGCCTGCCTTCCTCACACCCCGCCCGCCGCTGACTGCCGGCTCCCGCGGGGCCGCAGATGTGTGCTGGACCGAGCCCACGCTCCCGACCAACCCATGGCTGGGCGAGCAGCTCACGGGCTTTGTTTGGGGTGatttcccctccctgctcccatcccctccctggccatgCGGCAGCACGCCTGGGGATGGATGCTCCTGCCCAGCGCGGCGGGGATGAGCCGGTCCCAGgtgagaaggaaaaggcagcactggcagaggaAGGGAACATCACCCTTAAATGGCACATCTGCTGCGGGGACACGCTGCActctgtccccaggccccagccGGAGTCTTGGCAGCCTCCCCACAAGCAGCTTCGTTCCCCAGGTCACGGATCCATCCCCACGGCGCCgtccctcccctctgctccccgAGGAACCACGGCAGCGTGAACGGGCAGCTGGATAAAGGCGCTGTGGAACGGGCGGGCTCGGGGGAGCCGCTCCACAGTGAAGTTCACTTTGGGAAGATCCGTAATGGAGTTTCCTGCCCGTGACGGGAGGGCTCCTGCTCGGGCTGCCCCGGCGGATATCCCCTTCCCAAAACGGGGCAGGGACGGGGGGACACGGTGCAGGCGCGGCGGGGCTGCCGCCTTTGGGGGTGCCCAGAACGAGCATCCCCGTGCCCAGGGCAGCGCCGAGCGCCGGGCGGGCGGCGAGGAGGGGGCAGCGCCGGCGGGGGCCGGCGGAAACGCGGCGGAAACgtgagctcagtgctggggaatgCCGCGGCCGGCCGAGGCGCCGAGGGGCCGCGGGCAAGGACGGCAGCCTGGCCCCTGCACGGCCCCCTCCCCACCGCGAGCACCGTGCCCGTGAAGGGACAGAGAGGCCCGCAAGGATGGCACAGGGCTGTCCTCAGGCCCCCCTGCGCAGCACGGCTGGCCAGGGGCCCGCATCTCCggcccagcccctccagcagctccatcctcccctGGAGAACGGGCAGGGGGCtgcacccccagcagccccgGGCCTGGCAGCGGGCTCGCCATCCCTTCCTGGGAGAGGAAACGGGCAGGAAAGGACAGGAAAGCGCAGGTACAGACAGGAAAGGGCAGGCAAGGGCAGACAAGGGCAGGCAAGGGCAGATAAGGGCAAGAAAGAGCAGCTTTCTTCCCTCCCTGGGGATGCCCCGTGGCAGCGACGGTGCCATGGGAGCGGTGGAAGGGCTTCCCGGCAGCAGAAGCTGGGGGTCGGTGCCAGCCCACTCCGCGCCAGCGCCCGTTTCCTGCCACAACCGCGGCTGCCGCTGTTTAGTCTGCGGCTGGTGCCAGCGGCCTCCGTGCCACCGGGGACTGCGCTCCCGTCTGCCCGCTTTAACCCTTGACAGCAGCCCCAAGGACAGGCTCTGCCCGGGGCTGGGATTGCTCCTTGGCAGCCGCGGGACGTTTTGCAGCCATGAGCTGCCCCGCAGCCTGCTCGTCTCTTCCTTCCCGCCAGGCTCTGGCTACTACCTGGAGAGCCACACCAACGAGGTGTACGCAGAGGAACCCCCGCCTGAGCCCGCCCTGGATTACCGCCGAGGTAACAGCGCCCAGCCCACCCTCTGCGTCCTCGCGGGGCCACCGAGGCACGGCAGATCGCTCCGTCAGCTGCCCGCTCTCCCGCAGTGCCCCAGTGGTGCGCCACGCTCAGCATCCACCGCGGAGAGGCCACCTGCTACTCCCCGCGGGGCAGCTCGTACCGCAGCAGCCTGGGGACGCGCTGCGAGCTGAGCTGCGCCCGCGGCTACCGCCTGGTGGGTCCGAGCGCCGTGCAGTGCCTGCCCAGCCGCCACTGGTCGGGGATGGCCTACTGCCGACGTGAGTGTGTCCTGTcagcatccccacagcccccagccctggggctctgcccacCCGCACGGCCCGCAGCCGcttccctgccctctctgctctctccatcCCAGAAATCCGGTGCCACGTGCTGCCCGCCGTGCTGCGGGGCTCCTACGTGTGCTCGGCAGGCGTGCAGATGGATTCCCGCTGCGACTACACCTGCCAGCCCGGCTACCAGCTGGAGGGCGACCGGAGCCGCGTCTGCATGGAGGATGGGCGCTGGAGCGGCAGCGAGCCAGTCTGTGTAGGTAAATCCTCACCCCGTGTAGGTGAATCCTCATCCTGTGTCGGTGAATTCTCCCCTTGTGTAGGTAAATTCTCTCTCCGCACTGCTGGGGCACGCAGGGGCTCATCACCCGTGCCTGGGGTGCCTGCAGGTGTCACCCCACAGCCAACCCGGgcattcctgctcctctctccctcgggacccctgtccctgtccccgcagtgcCATTAGCCCTGAAGCACAGGCACCAGCCCGGCTCTGGGGCACTCAGCACTGGCTTTACAGCAGCTCCGGGTGGCTCCGAGGCTCTGGGGTGGTTCAACACCGCTctcacagctcagccagggcacccacaggtTCCATGgatccctctctccctctggcAGACCTGGAGCCTCCCAAGATCCGCTGCCCAGACTCCCGGGAGCGCATAGCAGAGCCGGGCAAGCTGACGGCCACCGTGTACTGGGACCCGCCCCGGGTCAGGGACTCTGCTGACGGTGTCATCAAGAGGtgagggcagggatgctgcgggcactgccagctgggctGCGGGCTGTACCCGGGGTGCCAATGGACAAACCGGTCTGTTGGGTCAGGGTGACGCTGCGGGGCCCGGAGCCCGGCTCGGAGTTCCCCGCAGGAGAGCATGTGATCCGCTACACCGCCCACGACCAGGCTTACAACCGCGCCAGCTGCAAGTTCAGCATCCGCGTCCACGGTGAGAGCGCTGCCGGGGGCGCTCGGGGCTGCCCCGGCTGCAGCCTGCGCTGGTGCCGCTGCAGGGCACCCAGCGCCCACCCCTCAGGCACCTTCTCCCTCCGCAGTGAGGCGCTGCCCTGTCCTCAAGCCCCCGCAGAACGGGTACATCTCCTGCACCTCCGACGGCAACAACTACGGCGCCACCTGCGAGTACCTGTGCGACGGGGGCTTCGAGCGGCAGGGCACCTCCCTGCGGGTGTGCCAGTCCAGCCAGCAGTGGACgggctcccagcccctctgtgcccgTAAGTGCAGGGCAGGACTCGGGCAGAGCTTTGGGTGCTGCCCTGTGGGTCCGAGGGGTGACGGGGGGCACCATGGCACCTCCCCGCACACTCGTGTCGTGCCCCAGCCATGCAGATCAACACGGACGTGAGCTCGGCCGCCAGCCTGCTGGATCAGTTCCACGAGAAGCGCCGCCTCTTGGTCATCTCGGCCCCCGACCCCTCGAACCGCTACTACAAGATGCAGATCTCCATGctgcaggtgagcacaggtgcCTGCTGCCCCCcggcccagctgcacagccagcaccccTCACTGCCCCCTCCACAGCAAGCTGCCTGCGGGCTGGACCTGCGGCACGTCACCATcgtggagctgctgggacagcccccGCACGAGGTGGGGCGCATCCGGGAGCACCGGCTGGCCCTGGGCATCATCGAGGAGCTCAGGTAGGGCAGGTGGGGCCTGCACAAGGGGACGGGGAACGGGAATGCCTCTAGCGATGGCAAAGCACGAGGTGGCAGCTGGGTTCACGAACGGCCCCTTTGTGCTGCACCGGAGGGTTCGTGCAGCAGGGGAACCCTGCAAGTCTGAGTGCAGCGGCACCAGAGCTTCCCAGCGCTCGCAGCCCCCAGGAAGGGATGGGAGCTCCTCTGCAGGAGAACCTGAGCGCGGCTGCGGGGCGGGCAGGCCCAGCGCCCTGAGCAGCCACCCCTCGCACCTGCAGGCGCTACCTGCACCTCACACGCTCGCACTTCAACGCCGTGCTGCTGGACAAGGCGGGCACGGACCGCGAGCGCTACATCGCCCCGGTGAGCCCCGACGAGCTGTTCGTGTTCATCGACACGTACCTGCTGAGCGAGCGGGAGGCGGCGCGGCGGGCACAGAGCGGGGACCCCTGCGAGTGACCCGCCCTGGACACCGCCCTCGCTGCTCTCCTAGTGCCCGCTGCAGAGCCGGAGCAGGGTGCCAGGGGGCTCGGGGCAAGGGgagccctccctggctgctctggcacaCGGAACACaggtgagcaggggctgtgtgccagcagtgtcccctgcccaggCCAGGGGCTGTTTCCAGCTGGGCCATGGTTCAGCCCAACAGGACCCTGCTGGGAGACACTGGAGGGCCCCTGCTCGAatccagggcagggggagccagGAGCATGGCAGCGCAGGCCAGCCAGCAGTGCGACAGCCTCTAGCACAGCAGCTTCAGCCTCGCCACAGCTCACCCTGTGCACAACCTGGACCCGATGCCCCCCACTCTGAAAGCCCTGATTAAAAGCCAATGGCCCCACgctcagcagagcccacagcagccagccagcGTGCAGTCCACCCTCAAGGGCTTGCCATCTCCCCTGGCACTCACTCCCTCGGCCACCACCCACGGGGAACCCTTTCTGGGAACTGCTTTGGCAGTAGAATATGAAGTTGAAATAAATAGATTTGTATAAAAAGTCAGTGCTGGCACATGTGTCACTGAGAGGCCTGGGGAACAAATGTTTCCTGGAGACCacaatccccaaacccccaggctgaccccacacagctccatccacccagtgctgcagctggggctgggctctgcatgGGGAACAGGGTGGAGAGGACAAGCAGAGAGCAGACTCTGGAACAGGGTGGTAGGAAAAAGaatgggaagaaataaaaacacaatgacatttaaaagcattttgccCAGGGGAGAAGAAGGGAGGGTTCACACGAACTGCAGTTCAGCCTGAAATCTGGTACAAGGCTTATGACAAGGGGAAAATGAAGCTTTAAATGAAGCTTGGCCAAGAAGACTTTCTGCCCAAGCCTGTTTAGAGAAGGTCATGTTTATTAAagtataagaaaaaaacccagcacacGTTTGGCTGCCTTGCCAGGCTGTGCAGTGAGCGTGGCTCCCAACAgcggtgccagccctggtgccacaGCCTAGggccccagcctggccatggtgGAGCGCAGCTGGAGCGTCCCCTCTGCCCAGGAGCCCGGGTACTGGCACATCTTCTGCCACAGGTTCAGCTCCTCGCCCGTCGAGTCCATCCAGTCCACAGCCTGCCCGTTGCTCATGCCTGGGAAAGGGAGGGCAGAggtggctgctggggcagcctggtgcccgcagcacagcccctgctgtgccagggtgtgaGGGGTGCAGCTCTCACCAGTGCCCACCCCCAGGGTAtgagggctgcagctctcaccagtgcccatccccagccccacaggttgctgtgccagggctgtgagggctgcagctctcaccagtgcccatccccagccccacaggttgctgtgccagggctgtaaGGGGTGCAGCTCTCACCAGTGCCCGCCCCCAGGCGCACTCCCCCCAGGAAGTCGTTGCTGGACAGCGGCTCCCGGTCCCAGACCGTCAGCTCCAGGcacaggtgctgcagctcctcggCCTTGATGCCGTTGTAGACAAAGGTGTGGTTGTAGTGAGGGTTCAGGGTCTTCTTCACCACGGGCGTCTTCCTCTTGGAGGCTTTGTTCTTGTGTGGCAGGAGGTAGCTGGGGGAGCAGCCCTTGGTTAGCAGCACACGGGTACCTCAGCACCCCAGGACCTGGCCTGGAGCCccctcctgcctgtcctggcagggctcagcaagAAGGACTGTGacaccctgctcctcctttgGGAATACAACCAGGAAGGACAGTGCCCTCCTCACCCCAGGACCCTCACTCACCCCTTGACAAAGCTGTCTGAGGTCCCTCCTGACTTGGCTGCTGTCAGGTTCTTGGCTTCTTTGATCCACACCTGGAGCTCACCGCCTTCCCCTGTTTTGCCTAGGAAAAACCCAACACAGTAGAAATTAATCCAATTTAATTTCTACCACTGCAAACTTCTGGAAAGTTTCTGCTGAGCATCCTTCATCCCAGAGGGAGGTGCAGAGCCTGGACTGGCATCTCCTCTTGCCTTCCCCTGTATTGGCCCAGCCTGCTGAGGGCAAAGGCAGACAAAATTGCTTAATGCAGGGCCCAgtggcccagccccagggaagtACTGAGATGGTTCAGGGAGCCTGaggacagccagagcagctttgcagagaaGGCTGCAGTGGcaccacccaaaaaccccatccagAGCCAGCCTGCACGGCCAGGagcaggccctgcagggctccacaCTGATCCCAGAGCTTCAGCACTCACCTTTCCTGCCATTGCCAGCCCCAGGATGCTTGGCAGATGGGATGTACTTCATGGAGACAACCAGCTCCCCCTTGTACTGGTGGAGACCAGCAGCATCTGCCCCAATCTGCCAAGAGGTGAGAATTACCAACCCCTGCAGAGGAGCCATGGCACACACAGTGACAGCCTGGTGTGCAGcacctccccaggctgggacaAAGGACTTGGCCTCTCCTAgctgtggctgagctggcacAATTGCCTGCCAACCCTCCCCAGCATGAccagtgcagcacagctcctctgggatcTTATTTTGGCCCAATCACCTGACAAGGAGAGGGAAGCCAGGCTCAAGGCAGAAGATTCTCCCTTTTTTACTACAACAGCACTGCTGTCTGCATCTGGGGTTTCTCTATCTCCAAACATTTGATTTGGCACAAGCCTTTGGCAATGCTCGGCTGAGGTCTCCacacccctgtgcccacccagggctgcaccccagcaggagcaggcaggggggctgtgggcagcaggggcacACCTTGCCGTGCAGGGGCAGGAACTCCTCCAGGTGGCTCTCCAAGTTCCAGGCCCCCAGAGGCACCTCTGCCTCCCCCAGGAAGGTGTTGCGGCCGAAGCGGTCGTGGTGCCACACCGAGAACTGCAGCGTCCTCgccagcagcagggacctgCTAATCTCATACTGGGGAGagcgagagagagagagaaccactggtgagcaggcagggcagggcagggcagggcaggcctGGCAAACTCCATCAGCCCACGAGCACGAGAGGAGACAGAGCACAATGGATGTGCACAGGAGCctgctcctctttccttccATCCCTGCCAGAACCTGAGAGTCCCAGGGCAGAGGTGCAGGAAGGAGcctgtgctctcccagcccttgcAGCCAGGACTCACAGCACCCAGCCATCCCAccaccagcagagctctgccagacCACAGAGCCTCAGGTGGTCAGAGCACAAGACCTCAGCAAATCTGGCTGTGGGAGCctgaaaaccaaaccacagcTCTCACTTCCTGCTGTGCAAGAGTGCCTGGCCTCAGAGCTGCACTGCCAGACTCAGGGACAGGCACCCAGCAGGGATGGTGAAGGGCAGTGCCAAGGTGCTCTGCCCCGGGGCCCAGAGTTTatctctgtccctgtggctgctgccctccctccctcctgccattGTAACATGGCTCCAGGGCCAGGAAGCCCTTGGAAAGAAACACCCAGGGTAAGCAGGATgcccctgctctgggaatgcccCAGGAAGCAGGGACATGTCGTGTGACACAGTCacacctgcagctgtgcctccaCCCACCgtggcactgggggctggcagcacagccagggcacagctgggagtgcagagacccgctgcagggtgaggagctCACCCCTCCCGTGCTTgttccagcagcatccctgagcagctgcagcccagcccagcccctctcaccTTCAGCAGCTCGTTGTACAGGGGGTTGATGGTGTTGCGTTTGATGGTCGTCTTGCGCTTCCCTTGCCGGGATTTGTCAGGCAGCAGGTAGGTCTTCACATAGCTGAGGGGAGAACAGGCAGCACTTAACAAGCCCCCCACAATTCatcctcccagctccccagggcagccccagacCTCCTGCCTCACCAGGACCCTCCCACTTACAGCTCCCATCTCTGGTGGGCACCCACCACCCAGCCGGGCACCCCcagtggtggcagcagccatggccCCCCTGCTCTCACGGGTTGGAGCGCCTCCTGCCCTCGTCCCCAAAGGCCAGCTGGCGACACTCCTTCACGTGGATGAACAAGGTCTGCGTCTTCTCCTCGTAGCTCAGGGAGAAGGAGATGCCCCCGGTGACAGCCACGCTGCCGAAGTCGCCGGCCTCGCTGTAAATGCTGACCATGCTGCCCAGTGTGCTCTGCAGgacaaggcagggctgggctggcacagcatcaCCTGACAggccctcctcatcctcagcaaGGTTACTCCCTGTGCCTCCTCTGCACAGCCCCCCTCACCTCCCCGTGCCTGGGGATGGCCACACACAGCAGACTGGAAGAGAGCTGAGTCTCTGCATTTTGATTCCCTTCTAGGGGAACAAGCCCCCTCACACAaggccctttccccttccctccaggagctgcctgccctgcGTCCCTCCCACCCAAGCCTCTGGCACtgcctctctccatccctcctcccaGAGCAGATCAGAGCAGGGCCATGCCCCTGGCTCACCGAGGAGGTGCCGCTGCGCATGCTGCCCCGGGCCACGCGCTGCCGGTGGATCTCCACCAGGTTATCgatgtcctcctcctcctcctcctgcacgGACAGGGACGAGCCGCCAGTGAGGGGCACAGCCAGCTGACACCCGGCTCCTCCAGCTGGCAGCCATCTCCCGGCACTCAGGGTCTCACCAGCTCCGTGTTGAGGCCAGGCACTGACTTGCTCCTGTCCCCCAGAGAGCCACTTTCCCCCACCAGGTCCTCGGGGCGCAGGTCGATCACGGACTTGGTGTAGTCTGCACGAGAGGGGTGAacagtggcacagagcagggctagcagagcccagggggctgccccaggctctcccagctgcactggaagcccttcccagcccagggagcaggagctgcccaccCTGGCCGTGTCAGCACCCGCACATCTCTCACCCGCAGGCCTCACCACCCGCCGGGGGTTCTTCTTGAATATCGTTTCCTGCTCGTCCGCCAAGGTGCTGCTGCGGGTCCCCACGGTGGCATCCTGGGCAGGAAGA
Coding sequences within:
- the SRPX2 gene encoding sushi repeat-containing protein SRPX2, whose protein sequence is MAAPVLLLALARLVSSTWHEGSGYYLESHTNEVYAEEPPPEPALDYRRVPQWCATLSIHRGEATCYSPRGSSYRSSLGTRCELSCARGYRLVGPSAVQCLPSRHWSGMAYCRQIRCHVLPAVLRGSYVCSAGVQMDSRCDYTCQPGYQLEGDRSRVCMEDGRWSGSEPVCVDLEPPKIRCPDSRERIAEPGKLTATVYWDPPRVRDSADGVIKRVTLRGPEPGSEFPAGEHVIRYTAHDQAYNRASCKFSIRVHVRRCPVLKPPQNGYISCTSDGNNYGATCEYLCDGGFERQGTSLRVCQSSQQWTGSQPLCAPMQINTDVSSAASLLDQFHEKRRLLVISAPDPSNRYYKMQISMLQQAACGLDLRHVTIVELLGQPPHEVGRIREHRLALGIIEELRRYLHLTRSHFNAVLLDKAGTDRERYIAPVSPDELFVFIDTYLLSEREAARRAQSGDPCE
- the SYTL4 gene encoding synaptotagmin-like protein 4, with product MSEAVDLSFLSDVERDLILQVLQRDEELRKAEERRIRRLKNELLEIRRRGAKRGSQRYSERTCARCQQSLGRLSPKANTCRGCNHLVCRDCRSYSPSGSWRCKVCSKEAELKKTTGDWFYDQRVNRFANHLGSDMVRLSLRHRPAASKRETVGQTLLQKAQLSEPKSSSAARQPSPPAPQEGSSLFPDASEPRDGKSDTESMENMSLDSYRPSPADVGARRNSLERAIPGKQAVGPAGPAASSLTLPVRSKKAFSDGRDATVGTRSSTLADEQETIFKKNPRRVVRPADYTKSVIDLRPEDLVGESGSLGDRSKSVPGLNTELEEEEEDIDNLVEIHRQRVARGSMRSGTSSSTLGSMVSIYSEAGDFGSVAVTGGISFSLSYEEKTQTLFIHVKECRQLAFGDEGRRRSNPYVKTYLLPDKSRQGKRKTTIKRNTINPLYNELLKYEISRSLLLARTLQFSVWHHDRFGRNTFLGEAEVPLGAWNLESHLEEFLPLHGKIGADAAGLHQYKGELVVSMKYIPSAKHPGAGNGRKGKTGEGGELQVWIKEAKNLTAAKSGGTSDSFVKGYLLPHKNKASKRKTPVVKKTLNPHYNHTFVYNGIKAEELQHLCLELTVWDREPLSSNDFLGGVRLGAGTGMSNGQAVDWMDSTGEELNLWQKMCQYPGSWAEGTLQLRSTMARLGP